A genomic segment from Streptomyces antibioticus encodes:
- a CDS encoding beta-glucosidase family protein, with protein MAVETTPATPATPVWNDPTRPATTRVAALMDAMTLEEKIAQLYGVWVGASDQGGEVAPHQHDMEEAVDLDALLPAGLGQLTRPFGTVPVDPALGALSLQRTQARIVAANRFGIPALAHEECLAGFAAWGATAYPVPLSWGATFDPGTVRRMAAAIGRDLRSVGVHQGLAPVLDVVRDARWGRVEETIGEDPYLVGTIGTAYVQGLESAGVVATLKHFVGYSASRAGRNLAPAAVGHRERADVLLPPFEMAVREGGARSVMHAYNDTDGIPAAADRRLLTGLLRDTWGFDGTVVADYFGIAFLRTLHGVAADWADAAGTALTAGVDIELPTVKTFGEPLVEAVKDGRVPESLIDVALSRVLLQKAQLGMLDPDWSPVPAALRGADTDHPDTLRGTVDLDSPANRELAREIADKAVVLLSNNGVLPLAEPRRIALIGPNATEATAVLGCYSFPMHVGVQHPDTPVGIDLPTLYDSLAAEFPDADIQVVRGTGVDDGDLSGMEEAVAAARGADLVVAALGDRAGLFGRGTSGEGCDAESLTLPGAQQHLLDLLLDTGRPVVTVLLAGRPYALGRAVDESAAIVQSFFPGAEGTRAICGVLSGRTNPSGRLPVSVPRRPGAQPTTYLGARLAQVSDVSNIDPTPAFGFGHGLSYTTFAWSDLTVETGRASTEGEFTLTFTVRNTGVRPGTEVVQLYLHDPVASVVQPVQRLVGYDRVPLNPGEARRLRVTVPADVASFTGHDGHRIVEPGDLELRLSASTTDVRLTTTVTLTGPVRTLDETRRFHATFTQDG; from the coding sequence GTGGCCGTAGAGACCACCCCCGCCACCCCCGCCACCCCCGTGTGGAACGACCCCACCCGCCCCGCCACGACCAGAGTCGCGGCCCTGATGGACGCCATGACCCTGGAGGAGAAGATCGCCCAGCTCTACGGAGTCTGGGTCGGAGCCTCCGACCAGGGCGGCGAAGTGGCCCCCCACCAGCACGACATGGAAGAGGCGGTCGACCTCGACGCGCTGCTGCCGGCCGGACTCGGCCAGCTCACCCGGCCCTTCGGCACCGTGCCCGTCGACCCCGCGCTCGGAGCCCTGTCCCTGCAGCGCACCCAGGCGCGCATCGTCGCGGCCAACCGCTTCGGCATCCCCGCACTCGCCCACGAGGAATGTCTCGCCGGTTTCGCCGCCTGGGGTGCCACCGCCTACCCCGTCCCGCTGTCCTGGGGCGCCACCTTCGACCCCGGGACCGTGCGCCGGATGGCCGCCGCCATCGGCCGTGACCTGCGGTCCGTCGGTGTCCACCAGGGCCTCGCACCGGTCCTCGACGTGGTGCGCGACGCCCGCTGGGGACGCGTGGAGGAGACGATCGGCGAGGACCCCTACCTCGTCGGCACCATCGGCACGGCGTATGTGCAGGGCCTGGAATCGGCGGGAGTCGTCGCCACCCTGAAGCACTTCGTCGGCTACTCCGCCTCCCGGGCGGGCCGCAACCTCGCCCCGGCGGCGGTCGGACACCGTGAGCGCGCCGACGTCCTGCTCCCCCCGTTCGAGATGGCCGTGCGCGAGGGCGGCGCCCGCTCCGTGATGCACGCCTACAACGACACCGACGGCATACCCGCCGCCGCCGACCGGCGACTGCTGACCGGACTGCTCCGCGACACCTGGGGTTTCGACGGCACCGTCGTCGCCGACTACTTCGGCATCGCCTTCCTCAGGACCCTGCACGGCGTCGCCGCCGACTGGGCCGACGCCGCAGGCACCGCCCTCACGGCGGGCGTCGACATCGAACTGCCCACCGTGAAGACCTTCGGCGAACCCCTGGTCGAGGCGGTCAAGGACGGCCGTGTCCCGGAGTCGCTCATCGACGTCGCCCTGAGCCGGGTCCTGCTCCAGAAGGCCCAGCTCGGCATGCTCGACCCCGACTGGAGCCCGGTGCCGGCCGCGCTGCGCGGCGCCGACACCGACCACCCGGACACGCTGCGCGGCACGGTCGACCTGGACTCGCCCGCCAACCGCGAACTGGCCCGCGAGATCGCCGACAAGGCGGTGGTCCTGCTCAGCAACAACGGTGTACTGCCGCTCGCCGAGCCCCGCCGGATCGCGCTCATCGGGCCCAACGCGACCGAGGCCACGGCCGTACTCGGCTGCTACTCCTTCCCCATGCACGTCGGCGTCCAGCACCCGGACACCCCCGTCGGCATCGACCTGCCCACCCTGTACGACAGCCTCGCGGCCGAGTTCCCCGACGCGGACATCCAGGTCGTCCGCGGCACCGGCGTCGACGACGGAGACCTCTCCGGCATGGAAGAGGCGGTCGCCGCGGCCCGCGGGGCGGACCTCGTCGTCGCCGCCCTCGGCGACCGTGCGGGACTGTTCGGCCGGGGCACCAGCGGCGAGGGCTGCGACGCGGAGTCGCTCACCCTGCCCGGTGCGCAGCAGCACCTGCTCGACCTCCTGCTCGACACCGGCCGTCCCGTCGTCACCGTCCTGCTCGCCGGCCGGCCGTACGCCCTCGGCCGCGCGGTGGACGAGTCGGCGGCGATCGTGCAGTCCTTCTTCCCGGGGGCCGAGGGCACCCGGGCGATCTGCGGCGTGCTCAGCGGCCGTACCAACCCGTCCGGGCGCCTGCCGGTCAGCGTGCCGCGCCGTCCCGGAGCCCAGCCGACCACCTACCTCGGCGCCCGGCTGGCCCAGGTCAGCGATGTCTCCAACATCGACCCGACCCCGGCGTTCGGCTTCGGCCACGGGCTGAGCTACACGACGTTCGCCTGGAGCGACCTCACCGTGGAGACGGGGCGGGCCTCGACGGAAGGCGAGTTCACTCTCACCTTCACGGTCCGCAACACGGGCGTACGCCCCGGCACCGAGGTGGTCCAGCTCTATCTGCACGACCCGGTGGCCTCCGTCGTCCAGCCGGTGCAACGCCTCGTCGGCTACGACCGCGTGCCGCTGAACCCGGGCGAGGCCCGCCGCCTGCGGGTCACGGTCCCCGCGGACGTCGCCTCCTTCACCGGCCACGACGGTCACCGCATTGTCGAACCGGGCGACCTGGAGCTGAGACTGTCGGCCTCGACCACGGATGTCCGCCTGACGACGACGGTCACCCTCACGGGCCCGGTCCGCACCCTCGACGAGACCCGCCGCTTCCACGCGACGTTCACCCAGGACGGGTGA
- a CDS encoding carbohydrate ABC transporter permease — MRRRPNYLAGVGSVVWLFLVGLPLYVLLAATLRTRGDYAENGPVSVPDTFTLDNYLGAFDAGFGQYFLNTIVVTAAVVGLVLVLVPPLSYAIVRSRSRVTSQVFRLFLLGLAIPAQAVIVPMFYLISEAGLYDNLLGVILPTAAFCLPMSALILSGSMRDISPELFEAMAVDGATPRRMFFQLVVPLSRGGLSTITVFAALQAWNGFLFPLVLTQSDSTKVITLGLYNFQTEHGIDIPGLLGAVMLSMLPVLLVYLFARRALVQGLMGVGGK, encoded by the coding sequence ATGAGGCGCCGTCCCAACTACCTGGCAGGCGTCGGCTCCGTCGTCTGGCTGTTCCTGGTCGGTCTGCCGCTGTACGTCCTGCTCGCCGCCACCCTGCGGACCCGTGGCGACTACGCCGAGAACGGCCCCGTGTCGGTGCCCGACACCTTCACCCTGGACAACTATCTCGGGGCCTTCGACGCCGGCTTCGGCCAGTACTTCCTCAACACGATCGTCGTCACCGCGGCGGTGGTCGGACTGGTGCTGGTCCTGGTCCCGCCGCTCTCGTACGCCATCGTCCGCAGCCGCAGCAGGGTGACCTCCCAGGTCTTCCGGCTGTTCCTGCTGGGCCTCGCCATCCCGGCCCAGGCCGTGATCGTGCCGATGTTCTACCTGATCAGCGAAGCCGGGCTGTACGACAATCTGCTCGGCGTGATCCTGCCGACGGCCGCGTTCTGCCTGCCGATGTCGGCGCTGATCCTCAGCGGCTCCATGCGGGACATCTCCCCGGAACTGTTCGAGGCCATGGCCGTGGACGGCGCGACTCCGCGCCGTATGTTCTTCCAACTGGTCGTACCGCTCTCCCGTGGCGGCCTGTCCACGATCACCGTGTTCGCCGCGCTCCAGGCATGGAACGGCTTCCTGTTCCCGCTCGTGCTGACCCAGTCCGACTCCACCAAGGTGATCACGCTGGGTCTGTACAACTTCCAGACCGAACACGGCATCGACATCCCCGGCCTGCTGGGCGCCGTGATGCTCTCCATGCTGCCCGTCCTGCTCGTTTACCTGTTCGCCCGTCGTGCCCTGGTCCAGGGCCTGATGGGCGTCGGAGGAAAGTGA
- a CDS encoding carbohydrate ABC transporter permease: MTTQITSAPPAAEPRKGDRRRPAGSPAANVGRPGFGWALPAAIFFTLFAIVPLIMVAVLSFMSWNGLGSPRFVGTENWSRLLDDPVMLKSIWITLLLTVLGIVVQTPLSILLGVWAAGHQRNRAVLSAIYFVPLLLSATAVSVLWRALLDPNFGIPAEATWLFGDGNLFGEQTTAIGVLAFVSTWQFTPFHTLIYQGAARAVPEVLYQAAEIDGAGRYRQFFHITLPQLRNSMITSMILMTVGGLTTFETVLILTQGGPGTDTTISAYYMYEKAFKSFDFGVGSAIALTLVVAATVISLVVVRVSGYDKMRSSMEGVS; the protein is encoded by the coding sequence ATGACCACACAGATCACGAGCGCTCCGCCCGCCGCCGAGCCCCGCAAGGGGGACCGGCGGCGGCCGGCCGGCTCGCCCGCCGCGAACGTGGGAAGGCCCGGCTTCGGCTGGGCGCTGCCCGCCGCCATCTTCTTCACCCTCTTCGCGATCGTTCCCCTGATCATGGTCGCGGTGCTGTCCTTCATGAGCTGGAACGGGCTCGGATCCCCACGGTTCGTGGGGACGGAGAACTGGTCGCGACTTCTGGACGACCCCGTGATGCTCAAGAGCATCTGGATCACCCTGCTCCTGACGGTGCTCGGGATCGTCGTACAGACGCCCCTCAGCATCCTCCTGGGTGTCTGGGCGGCCGGACATCAGCGCAACCGTGCCGTGCTCTCCGCCATCTACTTCGTCCCGCTGCTGCTGTCGGCCACCGCGGTCTCCGTGCTGTGGCGGGCCCTGCTCGACCCCAACTTCGGCATACCCGCCGAGGCCACCTGGCTGTTCGGTGACGGCAATCTGTTCGGCGAGCAGACCACGGCCATCGGCGTGCTGGCGTTCGTGAGCACCTGGCAGTTCACCCCCTTCCACACCCTGATCTACCAAGGCGCCGCCCGAGCCGTCCCCGAGGTGCTCTACCAGGCCGCGGAGATCGACGGAGCCGGCCGCTACCGGCAGTTCTTCCACATCACCCTGCCCCAGCTCCGCAACTCGATGATCACCTCGATGATCCTCATGACGGTCGGCGGCCTGACCACGTTCGAGACCGTGCTCATCCTCACCCAGGGCGGACCCGGCACCGACACCACCATCAGCGCCTACTACATGTACGAGAAGGCGTTCAAGAGCTTCGACTTCGGCGTCGGCTCCGCCATCGCCCTCACCCTGGTCGTCGCGGCCACCGTCATCTCGCTCGTCGTCGTCCGGGTGTCGGGATACGACAAGATGCGCAGTTCCATGGAGGGTGTGTCATGA